One genomic window of Bactrocera dorsalis isolate Fly_Bdor chromosome 4, ASM2337382v1, whole genome shotgun sequence includes the following:
- the LOC105224231 gene encoding sodium leak channel NALCN isoform X3, translating into MIDRLHTRRLGAASNRSDTSSISATTTGVGGGVGAGTSGGGTITTPPASTSSSSGHSLQQQQQQHSHPHQQQQQFRSSLHHHHHTSGHSHFTFNTGGSYSQGHSSGSLSRISRKAGASLSASAQSGHGFDGTSSVNSPSVVNSGSGSASSGPALLPPMGPMLGTSTSGGTGIAGGQLGVHSQNVSSNTAGNSSAGGGGLGASGSGSGAGIGAGVMGGIGGVGGGAIGGGVGMGICGGISSTMGPSSAAITGVPPIGLGLATGIGNKMLGRKQSLKGGEPFLADYGPEESLNESADIEWVNKLWVRRLMRLCALVSLASVSLNTPKTFERHPPLQYITFASDTAVTLLFTAEMIAKMHIRGVLHGEVPYLKDHWCQFDASMVFFLWISIILQIFEVLEFVPKYSYISIVRAPRPLIMIRFLRVFLKFSMPKSRINQIFKRSSQQIYNVTLFFLFFMSLYGLLGVQFFGELKNHCVMNNSETDDMGRPKLTINSLAIPDTFCSMDPDSGYQCSPGMICMKMDFLSSYVIGFNGFEDFATSIFTVYQAASQEGWVFIMYRAIDSLPAWRAAFYFSTMIFFLAWLVKNVFIAVITETFNEIRVQFQQMWGARGHIQKTAASQILSGNDSGWRLVTIDDNKHGGLAPETCHAILRSPYFRMLVMTVILANGIVMATMTFKHDGRPRNVFYEKYYCIEMAFTFFLDLETLFKIYCLGWRGYYKHSIHKFELLLAVGTTIHIVPIFYLSGFTYFQVLRVVRLIKASPMLEGFVYKIFGPGKKLGSLIIFTMCLLIISSSISMQLFCFLCDFTKFESFPEAFMSMFQILTQEAWVEVMDETMIRTSKTLTPLVAVYFILYHLFVTLIVLSLFVAVILDNLELDEDIKKLKQLKFREQSAEIKETLPFRLRIFEKFPDSPQMTILHRIPNDFTLPKVRESFMKHFVIELETDDPSIVENCKRPMSECWESNVVFRKQKPVRIMNKTPKVRSAGSSLRKLAITHIIKFGSRSIRRSVRSGSIKLKQTYEHLMENGDIAAAPRANSGRARPHDLDIKLLQAKRQQAEMRRNQREEDLRENHPFFDTPLFLVPRESRFRKICQKIVHGRYDARLKDPLTGKERKVQYKSMHNFLGLVTYLDWVMIFVTTLSCISMMFETPSYRVMDHPTLQIAEYGFVVFMSLELALKILADGLFFTPKAYIKDVAAVLDVFIYVVSTSFLCWMPQQIPTSSGAQLLMILRCVRPLRIFTLVPHMRKVVYELCRGFKEILLVSTLLILLMFIFASYGVQLYGGRLARCNDPTILRREDCVGVFMRRVFVTKMKLMPGNNESYPSMLVPRVWANPRRFNFDNIGDAMLTLFEVLSFKGWLDVRDVLIKAVGPIHAVYIHIYIFLGCMIGLTLFVGVVIANYSENKGTALLTVDQRRWCDLKKRLKIAQPLHLPPRPDGRKFRAFTYDITQNIIFKRIIAVVVLINSMLLSITWIKGEVHTERLVVVSAVLNFVFVIEVVMKNIAFTPRGYWQSRRNRYDLLVTVAGVVWIFLQTILRNDLSYFFGFMVVILRFFTITGKHTTLKMLMLTVGVSVCKSFFIIFGMFLLVFFYALAGTILFGTVKYGEGIGRRANFGSPVTGVAMLFRIVTGEDWNKIMHDCMVQPPYCTPGNNYWETDCGNFTASLVYFCTFYVIITYIVLNLLVAIIMENFSLFYSNEEDALLSYADIRNFQNTWNIVDIHQRGVIPVRRVKFILRLLKGRLECDPQKDRLLFKYMCYELDKLHNGEDVTFHDVINMLSYRSVDIRKALQLEELLAREEFEYLVEEEVAKMTIRTWLEGCLKKIRAQNASKQQNSLIAGLRATNEQLMLLKTPEDKTPTSGGEKPPGSATTAGPPTSDAFSPTFSSTENEEKDGSGSAAVSTTGEMHGVQRVISGTKRAQALIRSDSTGSSTGRKYLAPTTSDPQQRSTLTDKERLHISSQQKKKNSMTAVPILPPVAAASGSAIKRDLNRTSGFFASGNSDGSQFHYPPNVVNHYGEQHGPLGSPSAIMGHIIAGSKLLPFNNQANAVYEVHDWWQEQVICTLHSDDES; encoded by the exons ATGATTGACCGATTGCATACGCGTCGCTTAGGAGCTGCAAGTAACCGTAGCGACACTAGCTCCATATCGGCCACTACCACCGGTGTTGGCGGTGGTGTCGGTGCTGGTACGAGTGGCGGCGGCACAATTACCACTCCACCAGCTAGCACCAGCTCCTCCAGCGGGCACAGtctacagcagcaacagcaacagcattcACATCCacatcaacaacagcagcaatttcGCTCATCATTACATCACCATCACCATACGTCGGGTCACAgccatttcaccttcaatacCGGCGGCAGTTATAGTCAAGGCCATAGTTCGGGCAGCTTATCGCGCATATCACGCAAGGCTGGCGCATCACTATCGGCATCAGCACAAAGTGGACATGGCTTTGATGGAACCAGCAGCGTTAATAGTCCTTCAGTAGTGAATTCGGGCAGCGGCAGCGCCAGTAGTGGTCCGGCACTACTACCTCCAATGGGTCCAATGTTGGGCACATCAACAAGTGGTGGTACCGGCATAGCCGGCGGTCAATTgggtgtgcacagtcaaaatgTGTCTTCGAATACGGCTGGCAATAGTAGTGCTGGCGGCGGTGGTCTTGGCGCTAGTGGTAGCGGCAGCGGTGCGGGCATTGGTGCTGGTGTCATGGGCGGTATTGGTGGCGTTGGCGGCGGTGCGATTGGCGGTGGTGTTGGTATGGGCATCTGTGGCGGCATCAGTAGTACGATGGGCCCAAGCAGCGCAGCCATAACTGGCGTCCCCCCTATTGGGCTGGGCCTAGCAACGGGCATTGGTAATAAGATGCTCGGCCGCAAGCAAAGCCTCAAGGGGGGCGAACCGTTTTTGGCCGATTATGGTCCCGAGGAGTCGCTTAACGAAAGTGCCGATATTGAATGGGTGAATAAGCTGTGGGTAAGGCGACTAATGCGTTTATGCGCCTTAGTATCCTTGGCCTCAGTCTCATTGAATACGCCGAAAACTTTCGAGCGGCATCCCCCATTACAGTATATAACATTCGCATCGGACACCGCGGTCACGCTGCTATTCACCGCCGAAATGATTGCCAAAATGCATATCCGCGGTGTATTGCAT GGTGAAGTACCATATCTAAAGGATCATTGGTGTCAATTCGATGCGTCAATGGTATTTTTCCTCTGGATATCgattatattacaaatattcgAAGTTTTAGAATTTGTGCCCAA atATTCTTACATCTCAATTGTGCGAGCACCACGCCCACTAATTATGATACGCTTCCTACGAGTCTTCCTGAAATTCTCGATGCCAAAAAGCCGcattaatcaaatatttaa ACGGTCGAGCCAACAGATCTACAACGTGACATTGTTCTTCCTATTTTTTATGTCACTTTACGGTTTACTGGGTGTACAATTCTTTGGAGAGCTGAAAAACCATTGCGTCATGAATAACTCCGAGACCGACGACATGGGAAGACC CAAGTTAACTATAAATTCGCTTGCCATACCCGATACGTTCTGCTCGATGGATCCGGACTCTGGATATCAGTGCTCACCCGGAATGATTTGCATGAAAATGGATTTTCTCAGCAGCTATGTGATTGGCTTCAACGGTTTCGAGGACTTTGCTACTAGCATTTTCACTGTTTACCAAGCGGCTTCACAAGAAGGTTGGGTCTTTATAATGTATCGCGCGATCGATTCTCTACCCGCTTGGCGTGCTGCTTTCTACTTCAG cacAATGATATTTTTCCTCGCTTGGCTGGTGAAGAATGTCTTCATTGCTGTCATTACGGAAACATTCAACGAGATTCGCGTGCAGTTCCAACAGATGTGGGGCGCTCGCGGTCACATACAAAAGACCGCTGCATCGCAGATACTCAGCGGCAATGATTCTGGTTGGCGTTTGGTGACCATAGATGATAATAAACATGGCGGTTTGGCGCCTGAAACCTGTCACGCGATCTTACGTTCACCATACTTTCGCATGCTGGTGATGACCGTGATCTTGGCTAATGGCATTGTTATGGCCACAATGACGTTTAAGCATGATGGTCGCCCGCGTAATGTTTTCTATGAGAAATATTATTGTATCGAAATGGCTTTCACATTTTTCTTGGACTTGGAAACGCTCTTCAAGATTTATTGTTTGGGTTGGCGTGGCTACTACAAGCATTCCATACATAAATTCGAATTGCTCTTGGCCGTCGGAACCACCATACACATTGTGCCAATATTTTATTTGTCGGGTTTCACTTACTTTCAG GTCCTGCGCGTTGTACGCTTAATTAAAGCCTCGCCCATGCTTGAGGGTTTCGTTTATAAGATTTTCGGTCCGGGCAAGAAACTCGGCTCACTGATCATATTCACCATGTGTTTGCTTATCATTAGCTCCAGCATTTCTATGCAACTTTTTTGCTTTCTCTGTGATTTTACGAAATTTGAATCATTTCCGGAAGCTTTTATGTCTATGTTCCAGATTCTCACGCAAGAGGCCTGGGTTGAAGTTATGGACGAAACGATGATACGCACGAGTAAAACACTTACACCCTTAGTGGCAGTCTATTTCATACTCTACCATTTGTTCGTCACATTGATCGTGCTCAGCTTGTTCGTGGCGGTCATTTTGGATAATTTGGAATTGGATGAAGAtatcaaaaaattgaaacaactGAAATTCCGTGAACAGAGCGCTGAAATTAAAGAAACGTTGCCATTTCGTTTGCGTATTTTCGAGAAGTTTCCCGACTCACCACAAATGACCATACTGCATCGGATACCGAATGATTTCACATTACCCAAAGTACGTGAATCGTTCATGAAACATTTCGTAATCGAGTTGGAAACCGATGATCCCTCCATCGTGGAAAATTGTAAGCGTCCCATGTCGGAGTGTTGGGAATCGAATGTGGTATTTCGTAAGCAAAAGCCTGTGCGCATCATGAACAAGACGCCCAAGGTGCGTTCGGCCGGCAGCAGTTTACGCAAATTGGCCATCACGCATATTATCAA ATTTGGTTCACGTTCCATACGTCGTAGCGTACGTTCCGGTTCGATTAAATTGAAACAAACTTATGAACATCTCATGGAGAATGGTGATATTGCGGCGGCGCCGCGTGCTAATTCGGGACGCGCTCGTCCGCATGATCTCGACATAAAACTGCTGCAAGCGAAGCGACAACAAGCCGAAATGAGGCGCAATCAACGCGAAGAGGACTTGCGTGAGAATCATCCGTTCTTTGATACGCCACTTTTTCTGGTGCCGCGTGAGAGTCGCTTTCGTAAGATCTGTCAGAAGATCGTGCACGGACGTTACGATGCGCGCCTTAAGGATCCACTTACGGGCAAGGAACGCAAAGTGCAGTATAAAAGCATGCA CAATTTTCTCGGTTTGGTCACCTACTTGGATTGGGTTATGATCTTCGTTACGACACTTTCTTGCATATCAATGATGTTTGAAACGCCAAGCTATCGCGTTATGGATCATCCTACTCTGCAAATAGCCGAATATGGTTTTGTAGTATTTATGAGTCTGGAGTTGGCATTGAAAATACTTGCCGACGGTCTCTTCTTCACACCGAAAGCCTATATTAAGGATGTAGCTGCAGTGCTGGATGTCTTCATTTATGTTGTATCCACATCCTTTCTCTGTTGGATGCCCCAACAGATACCGACTAGTTCTGGCGCACAACTATTGATGATTTTGCGCTGTGTACGCCCATTGCGTATTTTCACGCTGGTGCCACACATGCGCAAAGTCGTTTATGAGTTGTGTCGCGGCTTCAAAGAGATCTTACTCGTATCCACATTGCTTATACTACTCATGTTTATATTCGCCAGCTATGGTGTACAGTTATATGGTGGTCGCTTGGCGCGTTGTAATGATCCGACCATTTTGCGTCGTGAAGATTGTGTGGGTGTATTCATGCGTCGTGTCTTTGTAACGAAAATGAAATTGATGCCCGGTAATAATGAGTCTTATCCGTCGATGTTAGTGCCACGTGTCTGGGCTAATCCGCGCCGATTCAATTTTGACAATATCGGTGATGCGATGCTGACGCTGTTTGAAGTGCTTTCCTTTAAGGGTTGGCTGGATGTACGCGATGTGCTGATCAAGGCTGTTGGACCG ATCCATGCGGTTTACATACACATCTATATTTTCTTGGGGTGTATGATTGGATTGACCTTGTTTGTGGGTGTTGTGATCGCCAATTACTCGGAGAATAAAGGTACCGCTCTGTTGACGGTCGATCAACGTCGTTGGTGTGATCTGAAGAAGCGCTTGAAGATTGCTCAGCCTCTGCACTTACCGCCACGTCCGGATGGCAGAAAGTTTCGCGCTTTCACCTATGACATAACTCAGAATATAATCTTTAAACGTATTATAGCCGTGGTGGTGCTGATCAACAGCATGTTACTGTCCATAACG TGGATCAAAGGTGAAGTCCACACGGAACGTTTGGTGGTTGTCAGCgcggttttaaattttgttttcgtcATTGAGGTGGTTATGAAAAATATAGCATTTACACCGCGCGGCTACTGGCAGTCGCGGCGAAATCGTTACGATTTACTCGTCACTGTGGCCGGTGTTGTTTGGATATTCTTGCAGACCATATTAAGG AATGATCTCTCGTACTTTTTCGGTTTTATGGTGGTGATTTTACGTTTCTTCACCATAACCGGTAAACACACTACACTCAAAATGCTTATGTTGACTGTGGGCGTGTCGGTTTGTAAATCCTTCTTTATCATCTTTGGCATGTTTTTGTTGGTATTCTTTTATGCCTTGGCCGGCACCATACTCTTCGGTACTGTTAAGTATGGTGAGGGTATTGGTAGACGTGCAAATTTCGGCTCACCTGTAACTGGAGTAGCAATGCTGTTTCGCATTGTGACCGGCGAAGATTGGAATAAGATTATGCATGATTGCATGGTGCAGCCCCCATATTGTACGCCGGGAAATAATTACTGGGAAACCGATTGCG GTAACTTCACAGCTAGCTTGGTGTACTTCTGCACTTTCTACGTCATCATTACGTATATTGTATTGAATTTGCTCGTGG CTATTATCATGGAGAACTTTTCATTATTCTACTCCAACGAAGAGGATGCTTTGCTGTCTTATGCCGACATACGCAATTTCCAGAACACGTGGAACATAGTGGACATACATCAACGTGGCGTTATACCAGTGCGACGTGTGAAGTTCATATTACGTCTATTAAAAGGACGACTAGAGTGCGATCCGCAAAAAGATCGTTTGCTCTTCAAGTACATGTGCTATGAATTGGATAAGTTGCATAATGGTGAAGATGTGACTTTCCACGACGTCATTAA CATGTTGTCCTATCGGTCGGTGGATATACGTAAAGCATTGCAATTGGAGGAATTGTTGGCGCGTGAGGAATTCGAATATTTGGTAGAGGAAGAAGTCGCCAAGATGACTATACGCACCTGGTTGGAGGGTTGCCTGAAGAAGATACGCGCACAAAATGCAAGT AAACAACAAAACTCCTTAATTGCTGGTTTGCGTGCCACAAATGAGCAGTTAATGTTGCTCAAAACACCCGAGGATAAAACTCCCACCAGCGGCGGTGAGAAACCACCGGGCAGCGCAACTACGGCGGGCCCACCGACTAGTGATGCCTTCTCGCCCACCTTCAGTTCAACGGAGAACGAAGAGAAAGACGGAAGTGGTAGTGCGGCTGTCTCCACCACTGGCGAGATGCATGGCGTGCAACGTGTCATAAGTGGTACCAAACGCGCGCAAGCATTGATTCGCTCGGATTCAACGGGCAGCTCAACAGGTCGCAAGTATTTAGCACCTACCACATCCGATCCACAACAACGCAGCACGCTGACGGACAAGGAGCGTCTACATATTAGTAGTcaacaaaagaagaaaaattcaaTGACGGCAGTGCCTATCTTGCCACCAGTCGCTGCTGCTAGCGGTTCTGCAATTAAACGCGACTTGAATCGGACGTCGGGATTTTTCGCATCCGGTAACAGTGATGGCAGTCAATTTCATTATCCCCCAAATGTGGTGAATCATTATGGTGAACAGCATGGACCATTGGGTAGTCCGTCAGCGATTATGGGTCACATTATAGCGGGTAGTAAATTATTGCCGTTTAATAATCAAGCGAATGCAGTTTACGAGGTGCACGATTGGTGGCAGGAACAGGTGATTTGCACACTACACAGTGACGATGAAAGTTGA